The genomic segment CCGAGGCCGGTCGACAGACCCTTGTCCTTCAGGACCTTCTTGAGGGTGTGGTAGACCTCGGTGCCCCAGCGCAGCGCCTCGGAGAAGGACTCCGCGCCGATCGGGGCGATCATGAATTCCTGGATGTCGACGTTCGAGTCGGCGTGCGACCCGCCGTTCAGGATGTTCATCATCGGGACGGGCAGCAGGTGCGCGTTCGGGCCGCCCAGGTAGCGGAACAGCGGCAGGTCGCTGGCCTCGGAGGCGGCGTGCGCGACGGCGAGGGAGACGCCGAGGATGGCGTTGGCGCCGAGCGAGCCCTTGTTGTCGGTGGCGTCCAGGTCGAACATGGCCTGGTCGATCAGGCGCTGCTCGGTGGCGTCGTAGCCGACGAGCTCCGGGCCGATCTGCTCGATGACGGCGAGGACGGCCTTCTCGACACCCTTGCCCATGTAACGGTTGGGGTCACCGTCGCGGAGTTCGATGGCCTCGAAGGCACCGGTGGAGGCACCGGACGGAACGGCGGCACGACCGGTGCTGCCGTCGTCGAGGCCGACCTCGACCTCGACCGTGGGGTTGCCTCGGGAGTCCAGGATTTCCCGGGCTACGACGACGTCGATGGACGGCACGAGCATCTCCTTCTGGGAGTGTGACGCGAATACGCGAGTGGACAGACCGCTTCGGCCCTGCGTCTCCTGAGCCTAACCGGCTCCGGGCCTTCGGCCAGCCGACCGCCCGTCCCCTGGGACGACACAAAGGCCGTATGGCGCGGAAACAGGGCGAAAGGCCATGTTCTCTACTCGCTAGTAGCGAACAAGGGGGGCCGGGAGCGGCGGACGGAACGGGTGCGGACATGGCCCCGCCCCGGTGCGTACGGGGGATACGCGCACCGGGGCGGGGAGCCCGTGGGGACGGGGGGTACGGCCGTGCGTCCGCCGAGGCACGGCCGTGACCGTTCGGGTCAGCTCAGGTGGAGCTGCTGGCCCGGGTAGATCATGTCGGCGTTGTCGATGATGTCGCCGTTGAGCTTGTAGACCTTCTGCCAGCCGCCCTTGACGTGCTTCGCCTCGGCGATCTTCGACAGGGTGTCGCCCGTCTTGACCTTGTACTCGCCGTCGCCCTTCTTGACCGTCTTGCCGGTCGGGGTCTCGACGGTCTTCTTCGACTCGGTCTGCGGCTGCGGCTTGGGCTGCGGCTTCGGCGCGGCCTGCTGATGCTGCGGGGCGGCCTGCTGCTGCGTCTGCTGCGGCTGCGGCTTGGTCTGCTGCTGCGGAGCCTGCTCCTGCGAGCCGCCGCTGCTCGGCGACGCGCCCGAGAGGCCGACGCCGCAGCTCGGCCAGGCGCCCTTGCCCTGGCCCGCGAGGACCTTCTCGGCGATCTCGATCTGCTGGGCCTTGGAGGCCTTGTCGGCGGTCGGCGCGTACTTCGTGCCGCCGTACGCGGACCACGTGGAGGCGGAGAACTGCACACCGCCGTAGTAGCCGTTGCCAGTGTTGATGGACCAGTTGCCACCGGACTCGCACTGCGCGACGGCGTCCCACTCGGAGGTGGTGGCGGCCGAGGCCGAACCGGCGGCCATCAGCGGGGCGGCCACGGCGGCACCGGTGACACCGGCGAGCGTGACGACACGAGTGGCCTTGGACGGACGACGGTGCTTGCCCTTGCTGGAAAACAGCATGCGTAGATCCCCTCACCGACGCCTGCGAGGTGAGCTGTCGGGTTCGGGCCGATGTGGTTGCCCGGCCGCACTCTCCCGAGTGCGGCTTCACCCCTAGCCGCGTGACGCGGCGCTTACCTTGGGTCCCCCGCTCCTGCCTACGGCGCTCAAAGCGACGACTGTTCCCGTCCGGCCGTTGGCAGGATTCGGCGTACCGACCGGCGGGGCCCACCAGTGGCGAGCGGTGACGACGGTAATCACGCGATCGCCGGAATTTCAAAGACGATCAGGGCTTCTGAGACCCATCTCTCACTCGCGCCAAACCAGACATACGGCGCGAAGCCCCCACCCGACTCTTCGTCAACTTCCGTTACTTTTCGCCCAGATCGAGGCTCTGACCGGGGAGGATGAGGTCCGGGTCCTTGCCGACGGTCTTCTTGTTCTCGGTGTAGAGCTCGTGCCATCCGCCGTCGACGCCGAGGTCGTCCGCGATGACCGAGAGGTTGTCCCCGGAGCGCACGGTGTACGTCCCGTCGGCGACTCCCCCGGAGCGCTTCTCGCCGCGCGAGGCGTGCCGTCCTGACCCGCCGTCCGCCCGGTCGCTCTCGTCCGCGCTGTCGCCGCGGTGGCGGCCCGACGCGGGATCGGCCGACTCATCGGGCGTGGGCGAAGTGGCGCCCTCGTCGCCGGACTTGCCGGAGTCACCCTTTTCGTCGGACTCGTCGTGATTCTTCTCTCGGGAGTCCTTGCCGGAGCCGGGCGTGTCGCTCGCGTCGTCGGAGGGCTCCTCCGGGTCGGCGGACGGATCCGCCGACCGGTCGGCGGAGTCGGAGGCGTCCTCGGACGGCTCGTCCGTGCCCTCACCCTTCTCCTGGCCCTTGTCCTCCCCCTTGCCCTTGTCCTTGCCCGCCCCCTTGCCCGCGGAGCCCTTGCCGTCCTTGTCCCCGCCGTCGGAGTCCTTGGAGTCCGACGGCTCGGTGGACCCGGTGGGCTTCGGCGTGATCGGGGCGCCCGGGTCCACGTCGGCCGCGGCGCCGTCCTGGGTGAGGCCGGCGATCGGGGCGCAGCTCGGCCACGCGGCGGTGCCCTTGGCGTCGAGGACCTGCTCGGCGACGGCGATCTGCTGGGAGCGGCTGGCCTGGTCGGCGCTCGGCGCGTAGTCGAGGCCGCCGTACGCCTCCCAGGTGTCCTGGGAGAGCTGGAGGCCGCCGTAGTAGCCGTTGCCCGGGTTGGCGCTCCACTCGCCGCCGCTCTCGCACTCGGCGAGCTTCTCCCACGTCGTGGTCTCGGCGGCGTTCGCGCTCGTGGCGCCGAGGAGTGGAATGGCGATGGCTGATCCGGTGACTCCTGCCGCGACGATGAGGGCCGGGGCTTGGCGGGGGCGTCGGTGACGACCATGGCCGGAGAGCATGCGGGTGCCTTTCACGAGACTGCAGCGACGGCTTGTGCGCGTGGGGCGCTCAAGTCGTCGTGAACGTAGCCGCAGTCGAACGCTTGTCACAAGTCGATGCAGCGGAGATCACGCGAACATCACAGTCGTGACGAGGCGTCAGCCGGCCGCCGTTGTCTGTGCGGTCGTGAACTTCACCGGCAGCGTGCGCAGTCCCCGCATGATCAGTCCGCCACGCCACCGCAAATCATCCGGTTCCGCCGCGAGTTGCAGGTCGGGGAGGCGCCGGAGCAGTGTCGCGAGGGCGGTCTGACCCTCCAGGCGGGCCAGCGGGGCGCCGAGGCAGTAGTGGATTCCGTGCCCGTATCCGAGGTGTTGGTTGTCGCGACGGGAAAGATCGAGCGTGTCGGGTTCCTCGAACCGGGCGGGGTCGCGGTCGGCGGCGGCGAGCACGACGAGGACGGGGTCGCCGGCGGCGATGTCCTGCCCGCCGATGGTCAGCGGCTCGGTCGCGAAGCGCCAGGTGGCGAGTTCGACGGGCCCGTCGAAGCGGAGGAGTTCCTCGACGCCGGTCTCCAGGAGCCCGGTGTCGCCCTCCGCCAGCGCCTTCTGGAGGCGGGCGCGCTGCTCGGGGTGGGTGAGGAGGGCGTACATGCCGTTGCCGATGAGGTTCACCGTGGTCTCGAACCCGGCGAAGAGAAGGATGAACGCCATGGCGGCGGCCTCGTTCTCGGTGAGGTGCTCGCCGTGGTCGGAGGCCTTGATGAGGCCGGAGATGAGGTCGTCGCCGGGTTCGAGGCGCTTGCGGTGGATGAGTTCGGCGAGGTAGCCGCGCATCTTCTTGACGGACCGGGCGACGCCGCCCCGCGGGCCGCCGCCGTGCCGGATCATCATGCCCGCCCAGTCGCGGAAGTCGTCCTGGTCCTCGCGCGGGACGCCGAGGAGGTCGCAGATGGCGTAAATGGGGAGGGGGAAGGCGAACTCGTGGATGAGGTCGGCGGAGCCTTCGTCAATGAACTTGTCGATGAGCTGGTCCGTCAGCTCCTGCACGCGCGGTGCGAATTCGGCTACGCGGCGGGGGGTGAAGGCCTTCGAGACGAGGCGGCGGAGGCGGGTGTGGTCCGGCGGGTCGATGTTGAGCAGGTGCGTCATGAGATTGGCGCTGCGTTCGCCCGGGATGCCGGTCTTGCGTTTTGCGTGCGCGGGCTCGTCGTGGTGGGCCGGGTTCTTGCTGAGACGTTGGTCCGCGAGGGCTTGGCGGGCGTCTGCGTAGCGGGTGACCAGCCAGGCGTCCACGCCGCTCGGGAGGCGCTGCTTGCGCACGGGGGCGTGCTCGCGCAGCCAGGCGTACGCGGGGTACGGGTCGGCGGCGAACTCCCACGTGAAGAGTTCCGGCTCCGGCGGTGGGGTGCCCCCGGGCGGGGCGGGCTGTTCGGCTTGCATGGGTTGACCGTATCCGGGTGCGGGCCGGTGGGGGCTTGTCGCGCAGTTCCCCGCGCCCCTGGGAAGCCTCCGCCGCCGGGACCGCATCCCTAGGGAACCTCCGCCATCCGCACCGCATCCCTAGGACTCCCCCGACCCAGACCGCGTCCCTTGGCCCAGCGATGCGGTCCCGGCGGCGGAGGTGCCCTAGGGGCGCGGGGAACTGCGCGAGCAACCGCGGCGGACCGGCAGCCGAGACGCGACCGGACCCCGCCCCGACCACGCCCGCTAGCGTGCCTCCGCCGTCAGGATCGCGTCCCTGTACGCCCGCGCCGCCGCCCTCAGGGCTGCCTCCGGGTCCGCGCCCTCCGACTCCGCGCGCAGCGCCAGGGTCAGGAGTTCGTAGCCGATGCCCTCTCCCGTGGGGAGCGGGACCTCCAAGGACGCCGTTCGTACGCGCGAGGCGAGCTTCGCCGCCAGGGCCAGGGACGGCTGGCCCAGGGGGATGCCCTCCGTCAGGGACGTGCGGCGCTTCTCCTCCGCCTTCGTGCGGAGCCAGTGCGCGCGTACCTCTTCAGGAGTCTGCGCCGAGTCGTCGCCGAACACGTGCGGGTGGCGGTGGATCAGTTTGTCCACGATGCCGGCCGCCACGTCGTCGATGGAGAAGGGGGTCTCCGGGTCCTCCTCGGCGATGCGTGCGTGGAAGACGACCTGGAGCAGGACGTCGCCGAGCTCCTCGCGGAGTTCCGCCCTGTCGCCCTCCTCGATCGCCTCGACGAGTTCGTACGCCTCCTCGATCGCGTACTTGGCGAGACCCTTGTGGGTCTGCCGGGAGGACCACGGGCATTCCTCGCGGATGCGGTCCATGACCTGGACCAGGTCCAGCAGGCGCGCGCCCGGCAGGTCGTACGAGGCAGGGAGGAGTTCCAGGTCCGGCATGGCGACCCGGCCCGTGCCCGCGAGCCGCGCCAGGCCGTCCGTCAGCGCCCTGTCCCCCTCGGCCGTGGCGACGACCAGCACCGTGCGCCCGCCCGCACACGCCTCGACCAGCTCCTGCGCGGTGGGCGCGGCCTGCTCCACCCGGATGCCCGCCTCCCGCAGGTACGGCAGCTGCGGGTGCGTCGCATCGGCGCACAGCACCTCGTCGGCGGCGTGCAGTGCCTGCCAGGCGGGCCAGGAGAGCAGACCGGGCGCCACCCGGTGGCTGGTGGTGAGCAGGATGACGCGGCCCACGGTCGCGTCACCGTCAGCGGAGTCGGCCGGGGGTGGGGTCTCGGTCTGGTTCACCCGAGGAACGTAA from the Streptomyces venezuelae genome contains:
- a CDS encoding transglycosylase family protein — encoded protein: MLFSSKGKHRRPSKATRVVTLAGVTGAAVAAPLMAAGSASAATTSEWDAVAQCESGGNWSINTGNGYYGGVQFSASTWSAYGGTKYAPTADKASKAQQIEIAEKVLAGQGKGAWPSCGVGLSGASPSSGGSQEQAPQQQTKPQPQQTQQQAAPQHQQAAPKPQPKPQPQTESKKTVETPTGKTVKKGDGEYKVKTGDTLSKIAEAKHVKGGWQKVYKLNGDIIDNADMIYPGQQLHLS
- a CDS encoding transglycosylase family protein codes for the protein MLSGHGRHRRPRQAPALIVAAGVTGSAIAIPLLGATSANAAETTTWEKLAECESGGEWSANPGNGYYGGLQLSQDTWEAYGGLDYAPSADQASRSQQIAVAEQVLDAKGTAAWPSCAPIAGLTQDGAAADVDPGAPITPKPTGSTEPSDSKDSDGGDKDGKGSAGKGAGKDKGKGEDKGQEKGEGTDEPSEDASDSADRSADPSADPEEPSDDASDTPGSGKDSREKNHDESDEKGDSGKSGDEGATSPTPDESADPASGRHRGDSADESDRADGGSGRHASRGEKRSGGVADGTYTVRSGDNLSVIADDLGVDGGWHELYTENKKTVGKDPDLILPGQSLDLGEK
- a CDS encoding cytochrome P450 family protein — encoded protein: MQAEQPAPPGGTPPPEPELFTWEFAADPYPAYAWLREHAPVRKQRLPSGVDAWLVTRYADARQALADQRLSKNPAHHDEPAHAKRKTGIPGERSANLMTHLLNIDPPDHTRLRRLVSKAFTPRRVAEFAPRVQELTDQLIDKFIDEGSADLIHEFAFPLPIYAICDLLGVPREDQDDFRDWAGMMIRHGGGPRGGVARSVKKMRGYLAELIHRKRLEPGDDLISGLIKASDHGEHLTENEAAAMAFILLFAGFETTVNLIGNGMYALLTHPEQRARLQKALAEGDTGLLETGVEELLRFDGPVELATWRFATEPLTIGGQDIAAGDPVLVVLAAADRDPARFEEPDTLDLSRRDNQHLGYGHGIHYCLGAPLARLEGQTALATLLRRLPDLQLAAEPDDLRWRGGLIMRGLRTLPVKFTTAQTTAAG
- a CDS encoding nucleoside triphosphate pyrophosphohydrolase, with product MNQTETPPPADSADGDATVGRVILLTTSHRVAPGLLSWPAWQALHAADEVLCADATHPQLPYLREAGIRVEQAAPTAQELVEACAGGRTVLVVATAEGDRALTDGLARLAGTGRVAMPDLELLPASYDLPGARLLDLVQVMDRIREECPWSSRQTHKGLAKYAIEEAYELVEAIEEGDRAELREELGDVLLQVVFHARIAEEDPETPFSIDDVAAGIVDKLIHRHPHVFGDDSAQTPEEVRAHWLRTKAEEKRRTSLTEGIPLGQPSLALAAKLASRVRTASLEVPLPTGEGIGYELLTLALRAESEGADPEAALRAAARAYRDAILTAEAR